The following nucleotide sequence is from Mytilus galloprovincialis chromosome 12, xbMytGall1.hap1.1, whole genome shotgun sequence.
TATTAACTGGTTCCCTATAGTCATCTACTGGTACTATGTGACCTGTCTCGTTCACCATTGTCATTGCCTGTGGCTTGGTCTGTTCTGAAGTAGGGGGAGAAGAAAGGTTGCCTGAAAGCCTCGTGTAATGAGATACGCTCTGCAGGGTCATACATTAACATGGAGCTGATGAAATCGAAAAATTCTTGATGTTCTGGATTCTCAGGCTGTCGAATGTAAcgctgaaaaatatatttataaacataaaagtACAATTTTCTAATATTGATCATAATCATATATGCAATTAAATTATGATGAACTAGAATGAATTATTTGCatgattgttatttttgtttgtttgtcataatttatttattttctgtggTGACGTGTGTACTGAAAGGAAAGTCTGCTTTTTTGTTTGGTAGTTTTTTTCTTCTCATCAACAATTAAAAGGATGCTATGATTTGAGATTAGTGGTTTTTCAAACTTTTACACCCTCCCTTTAAAAACAATCCCCCATAAGTTAATCAGTCAATGAGAATACATCAAATACATGCATCACAAACACTAAATATTAATAGACACAAGTTAGATGATGCTTGGTTAAATGACAGTGTAACTAAAACAGGTTTCTACTGCAGTGATTGTATCTGTGATTCACAATTTACAATTGATCGGATAAGTTTGGGAAAACATGTATATATGACATAAATTAACAATCACAAGTGTACCTAGGTGCCAACTGGTCATAACCTTTTAATCATTTCATGACAATAggcaaaatttgagaaaaaaataagacaaaacttGTTATTCAAGGGCAATCACTCCCATTAGTCATCATTGTTTTGATGTAAATGGACAGAAGGTATATCTTATCATTCTGAACATTTAGGCCccgtcagattttctctatttatagCAGGATAGTTTCAAGATTAAAGACAAAACTTGCATtcatccctatgttctatttatagccatgtcAGACATGTTGGTTGGAAGGAAGGGCACATTTTAGAAACTAGATGgacatgttggttggcaggcaggtcTCATTTTTCCAAAATGATAACCCGACCAAGACTATGCCcatattttggttaaatttggcccagtaattttagaggagatttttgtaaaagtaaatggaCAAGCCCACCAAGAAATGAGAAAAGCTCAGTTGGACAATGTTGGATGGGTGAGCTAAAAGTCAACTGATGATAAATTGGTGTTTTAAGTCCAGATGCAAAATTTGCATGCATATCAAAAAAGATCCTATgttaatgtgatatgaatatgaaTCTTGCTTTGTACTGGACTAACATGCTGAGTCTTGAGTTTTTCAAAACATGCTTTTTCACATGATTACAGTTTgaaggaagacatgtcaccttaccCAGACACATTAATCTGATCTTAACAGTCTTCCAAATGCTGAGTGCATAATGGAGAAGATGCAAATACCAATTATTAAGTCTTTGGTTTATCAAATCTGGAGATGGTTCATATAACTGCAGGCATTTGAAGCCAGCTGGTAAACATAACTGTAGGCATTTGAAGCCAGCTGGTAAACACGAGACCACAAATGATGCTTGGTCAATAAGacaaaagataaacaacagtTCCAAAAACTCTTAATGATACCTAAAGATTGAGCAATATGGACGCCACCAAAGACCTAGTGTGGACATGGGTGCTTTTGATGGGGAATTCGTTCCTTCTAtgataatacaccttatcgctatttgtccgccttactggatatcacacaggttcgcgtaaaattttgacgtcataaaacaaaatatctgacgccacaatggaaaactGATTGTTGTTGTCGTGAAAAGTTCAAGCGGctgggtcagccgggattagcgataaggtgtattacacCTCACCTGTTATTTATTGGATATATACAAATTACACAAATCATAGTTGGAACAGCATGGTCAGCATAATGtaaaacattgattgattgacaaACTCAAGGACAtgttatgtaaaattattttgaaattcagTGTGGTAAAATAGATcaaaaggttatttttttttaaattttaatacatttgtcACTACTTGTATGCAAACTTTTTATTAGAATGAATGAATCTTCACTAAACTAGAGGAAAGGGATGACAACTTGTGAAcaaagaattagaaaaaaatatttgaaaaatatcagtcaaattatgataaatatGACAACAGCACACACTCATATTTTGTTAATTAAGTATAcaggtttttattatacaatGAGGAATTCATTCTATGTTGTCAATCTAGCATATAACATTGTCTGTCATCCATCTATAGTATCAGTTCATGCTCTCTATCTGTACAGCTAATATTAGTTTCCTAAAAGCATTCATTCTATTTAAGTATCAAAACATTCCATGAGAAGAGTTGTCtaaaatttcaatattgaattAGAAGAGAGTCCTGAGGTCCTGTTAAATTAATgggaaaagaaaaatgttttataaacagcTATCTTGAGATGATACAATCTTATACCAAGTCTTAGACAATAATCAtaaggtgtaaaaaaaaataacccagTCAAATtcccttcattaaaaaaaattagtttcaATGAACTTTTCAAGACAACTCTACTAAATGATTATTATGGatctatagaaataagaaaatagaatTCAAAATGCAATGAAATGatgaaaactataaaaaaaaaaactgtgatgAAACCTCCATGCAGTAAAACACACTGTCAATCATTCAAACATCACCTACAATGAAAACCATTAGCTATCCACAGATTCTTCAGTTTGTAGAGATCCAGgaaattttataatttgtgtTGGCACACACATGAAAGCGCTAGCAGAAACATTGTCACTGTTTTCAATATTATCCTTAGATTCGTTTCCATCGACAACTGTGATATCATTTTGCGGTTCGACCCTGGAATTGTTTTCTTCTGTCAATGTCACATTATTGTCCGCCCCGTCCACTGATATCAAAGTTGTGTCCCCTGTAGGTCCATTCTCTTGAACAACAGCCTCCACAGTCACAGATATCAACGTAGTGTCTTCTGTAGGTCCATTTTCTACAATAGTAGCCTCCACAACAACAGGTACGTTTTCTTCCAAGGGTCCGTTTCCTTCCATGGGTCCGTTTTCTTCCACATTAACCTCCACAGGTGTGTTTTCTTCCACAGGTCCATTTTCTTCCACATTAACCTCCATAGGTGTGTTTTCTTCCACTAATGTGGTATCTACCGTGTCTGTGGCATCATCTGTTCTGACTTCCATTTCTTCAGCTGTATTAtcacaatttgttttacattctaTTGACAAAGGATTTGCTGATTCAGAGTTTTCTGATTTGTCAGTTTTTACTGATTGACTCTTTTCTTTGGGACAATGATCCACAAATAAATCAGGATATAGTTTGATGGGTTCGGGGGTTGTTTTTTTGAAAAAGTCAAATATACTTCTCATACTAATCTCTGCTTTTTTAGGTTCCGAAGGTGGTTCTTGCTCCACTACCTTTTTATTTCTACGTAGTCGTCTTGCTGCAGCTCTCTGTTCTCTAGTCTCGCTTGCCTCCACATCATCTAAGCTAGAAGTTTGAGAGGTTTGTGAGACATCTTGACTATCGGTATTCTTCTTTAGTCGAGCAGCTCGTCGTGCTTCAAGTCTGGCATCCAGATCTGTTGCCTCCTCGTTGTCGAAAGATTCAGTTTGTGCATCCTGACGATGTCGTCTATTTCTCCTCCTTGATGATGTGTCGTCAGCATTCCCTTGGTCATCGTCTGCTTTAGAACTTGATGGACTACAAGAACTTCTCACGTGGGCCAAGTCCTTCCTTGCCACAGCTGGACTGATAGAACCTTGAGGACTTTTGTCTGATTTTCCCCCTACTGTGGGAGTCTGTAGCCATTGTCTGACCATCTGTGTGGGAGTTAGATTTGCCTCTGCCATTGATGCATCATTTAACTTTTGATGTTTTGGTTTTTCTTCAATTggtttattttcttcttcttttttcacCACGTTTTTACTGGCAGAGGCAGCTTCCACATTTTTTGGATCTGATTTTGATTCCATCTGAAACTCTTCCTTGATATGTCGTAATTTCATATTTAACAAATTCATCTCAGTATCAAAAATGtctcttgaccttgttttacacGTTTCTTCTGATTTCGGTTTCTCTTTTTCTTCATCGTCAAACTTTTTGGGTGGTTTCAAATTGTTCAAAATCTTTGGCTCAGAACGTGATTTTTCCTCCTCGAGAGCTGGGAGATTGATGCCATGCTGAATCGGGCTACGCTCACTATCAATTTTCGTCCGCGCTTCCTCGTCCTTCAATATATGCTCATACCGAACATCATCGACATCTTTTTCGTCAATAGACAACTGAGGGGCAAGATTACCATCATCAAATTGCATGGCACAAGCTGCATCAGCCTTTTTTTCTTCAGCTTTTGCTCGTGCCTCCTCTTCCTTAATTTCCTCAACAATTCGCGACGATCTCCTGGATTTGGGTTTTGCCTCCCTGTCAGGTGTTGGAGTGTATTCAGGGTATCTGTTAGGGTGTTGTTTTTTAACGGGACGAAAGAATGGATGTTTCATGGCATCCTTGAGTTTCATTCTGTCGGTTGGCATGAATTCTAGCATCATTTCAATAATTTCAAGTACCTGTCGATGTTCACTGCCCTTGTCTCTTATATAACCCTGGAAGAACAAACCCACAATCTTCAACTTCTCATGGAATACGTATTTCACTATTATTAAATAttatctattctttattttttctatcattaaatgtcttcctttcttcaaattttaagatctTCAATCAATGTTATGTAATCGACCTCATAAGCAAAATCTATTAATTGAACAGATGTTAAGTATCTAACGTGTAATCTTTCAACCATATTGATACAATATGACTTGGTACTTTCATGAATTCAATATCCAACATCACCTTATTAACAGGAATTGAACTATATAATAACTTATTGAAGGATTAAATGTCATTCGAgcttcaaatgatttttttttagcccCATAATGCTTGTTAGATCGATTACATGTACAATTTTTTAACATGAGAACAAATGCAAGGAAATAATAAagttcaaaaaatcttttgactttaaatatatattagataCTGTCTTCTTATTAACATCActgaatttatttgtttttcattaaatctTGAAATATAAGTTAATAAATTACAAatcacaaaatattgaaaaaattccaaaaagtataaAATGATTACAATATTATATAACATTATGATATCAGTCAGTGGAACAGTCCACATCTCACACactaataaacaaacacacaagaATCCACTCTGTGAAAAATAAACTGTCTACTGGGGGGTCACTGACAATCTATTTGGGATACTCATTTTTGTATAGTTCGTTGATAAAACACAAATGTAAatacaacaaatttaaaatttagataCTCAACTAAATATCTAAGCACAATTCTAAAGAATTTATCTCATTGTCGAAGTCGTTTTTGCTTGTAAAGACCAATACAAACAAAACCTCTGAATCAGAAAAAATGgtaaatttcagaatttttttaaaaacttgtagtcaatttaactttttatcatataaataagTAGTGTTTTGTTCAAAAGTTTGTCAAAGTAGAAAATTTGAACTAACTCTAAACATCCGTACCCAAAACAAAAAGTGAACCTACAGCTTCACAATTTACATTTCACATTAGTATATCACTCATTTTCATCTCATGCAACTCAGGCAAATCAAAAGGTATTCATACAGTTAGATTCTTGGTATGCCACAAATTTCATGTACTGGTACACAAAGTAGGCTTCTGGCATAGATAACTTTTATCTAGGTAactatgatgatttttttttatgtgacttAAAAACATTATAGAGTATGGGAAATAAGCATGTACAAAATCATTTGATcagtagatttaaaaaaattctgatcTTATCTACTAAGGTAAATCTACACTTGTAACAATGATGTTCATATTGACCAATGTCCAAAGATTACTCTTGACAACTGATTGTATTGACTTGTTCCAAATTTAATTGTCtgacaataaaacttttttttactttctttttgaGCAAAAATgatcatgaataaaaaaaaagtatcaacgATGTCTACCACAAAAATAACAAGTggaaataaattattgaaaataacaacaacaatcaGAAGGCAAAGCCTCCATAAAAATGTGGCATACTTTGAATATTAGATGTAACATGGTATGGTAAAGGTAATAATATATCATCTATCATCGTAGTGTAGGACATGTTATTGACAACAAAAAGCATGCTGGGATATTCACATAAATCTGCATTAAATACACTAAAACAGGCTACTCATAATCATAAATATCAAAACAGATCATGCAAAGTAAGACAAGGATCTGGGTTCCAGTTCACAGGATCAATCTTagttgtaagttttttttgtgaaactaaCTCTGGGGCTCTCTgccataaaactttactcagtactaTCAAGTACGGAATTTGTGCTTGAAACCTCAAATCTgataatttgattggttgatttctgagTACATAAATTGAGCTCATAAGTTTTATGATAGTTACTGTAAGGCCTGGGCTCTCAATCATAAAACTTAACTTAGTACTCAGAGTATAGAATTTGTGCTCGAAacacaaaatacattattttgattggttaactgtAATGATTGTACTTGAAATTTTTTTGACCACAAGGAATTGATATCTTATCAGTTTGATTTGTACGGAACTCTATAACTTTGGTTTAACTTTAATTTGGTACTAAAAATCATAGGGCGTTGCTTGGCTACAATGTCATTGAAGAACAAAACAATCTGGGATGAGATGCAGCGTAGAAACTTCTTGGAGTTGAAAGACCATATATATTAATACTGGAAAAGGAATTCTTATTCTATCTGAACCTTTTTTTTACTTGTGATATACATGTGACatgtaaatttaaatgtttagtgttttttttcagGTTTGCTTATCTTTTGTTTTTTGAAGGACAGCTGTTCCATTTATTGGTATCATTCATCAATTCCTTTTTTATATGGTACATAAACATTagtgtttttcttattttgtgtGAATGGTAAAATTCATCTTTGTTACAAGCAAATTTTGCTCATATAAAGGAAATTCACATGAGCAAAATATATTCTCTGTGTCAGCTGATTGTAATCTTCCTTTATATagcaatattgttttgtttttgttttctacaACACCAGTCATGTATCAATATTGTTTCAAACATTATCAgtgtttaacaaaaatatttatttttaaaatacggacacaaatgcTAACATTATTAAATTCTTTTGCAATATCATTCTTGGACTTCCAAGTCTTGCTAGCCAATATAAAATTGGTGTCATTGTCTATTTAAGATTATGTTTTAATATTCAAAACATCCTTTTGaaataacaaacattttcatTTCTGAGGTTATATCCCGTCTCTGAATGACTAGATATCatgaaaatgtttaattttttgttgttcaactagtcactgataatttttgaatAATAGCTTTACAAATGCACAAACTAACTCAAGTTCCTATATTTAAAACCTCAGACATTCGTGTTACTTTACAGAATAGTATCTTTCTGAACAAGCAAGTTATTGACTGTCAATTaattatctattatttttttcccCCGTTGTAAAAATAGGAATCCTCAGTTTGCTACTGTGACgactcaaaaagatttttttttcttttcagatcaTTGAAATAGAAGAATTAAATTTGCCtacattagagaaacagattctttaACCAAATATCATGCAAAAAATTGTTACTGTCAAAGGGTTAGAAACATATCATTTACACTTGATACAGTTGTAgaatctttttttaaactatagcCTGTAGAATCTTTGTTTCATCTATAGCctacattcaaaattttaatctgtAATTGTCTTTTTTCCccataaattttaaacaaataatgcAGGAACTTGAGTAGTTTGTGCATTTCTAAACGCTCATGACTGGGTAATACGTTATACAACTCCTACCTTCAGCGGTCGACAATTTTCTCTGACGTAACGGCCATTCTTATTCTTGGAGTCCCAGTCAAGGCGGCCATGATAGAAGTACTTGGTTTTCCTAGACAAACAAAAGCTTTAATAGACAAACATGCTTACTACTCCATGCTAAAAATGATATCAGTTTCTCTCTGTAAAGTATGTCTGCCAAAGTCTGCTCGACCTTTTGACCTTTCCACCAAAAATTCTAATTTCTAAAAAACCTGACCTTTCGCTTCAATCACGAATGCTAAATCTGCAACCTTACAcagattttaaacatttcaatgcAATTTATTTGGTAACTTTTTTCCCTTTAAGGATttctattatttttcattttcaatttctttattaCTACCCGTATCACTAACATTtagtttttgaaatttcatttgtcattttttgttaaatttgttccAAATGGTCAATCCTTTTTGACAATACAAAACctatattattaatatttagtttttgaaatttaattagtcaattttgttaaatttgtttcaaatggttaaaaaaattcaatttttgacaATACAACACTTGACACAGAGAAACAcatatcacaaaaataaaatatcaactgGACATGCTCATACTTCAAAAGCAAAATGATTAATGGGCCACTCAGGCCACAAGCAGGCAGGCAAGGTCTGGGCAGACAAGGCTAGACATACTTACATAAAGAGGCCTACAATTTTCTCTGACATAACGGCCTGCATTGGTTGTCGGGTCCCAATCAAGTCGCCCATGCCAGAATAAGTCTGGTACTCTTCATAATTTAAACAGAAAACGGGGTCAAAAttggtgtacactttttaggTCAATGTTTACTTAACAATTAATCAACATTGCTAACAAAGTGAAATCTAACtggtaatgtgtatgttacataATAAATAAGTCAGAATCATAGGATTGTGTACATTTACTATGTATTTATATGAAACATGTAATGctcttaaatatattttgttaattgtgTTATGGGCATAAAGATATGTCGGCTCATTAATATTTATGGAATAACAATTTTCATGGATATAATGGGTAAAGGTGAACCCCTTATTCTAATGTTAGATGTTGTAAAAGATTTCTATGGGCTTGATTGCAGAGTATGCCAAacccaaattttaaaaaaaatccatgaaaatacaTTTTTCCCTCTTTCCACAAAAACAGCACACACTATAATTAATTTATCCCCAGTAGTTTTTTCCACCAATATCCTTTGTATTACATCTTTTTGATTTGTACATTATTTTGAAGAAAGgactttgttatttttttatttttttgtgcaaAAACCCCTTGAAAATAAATGACATGCTCATTATAGATGAACTATTATTACTACAAATAGGAAAACCCCACGGAGAGAGAGACACAGAACAATTTGGTAAGATTGGTTTGAAATACAAAGAAGGGAAAAGTGCTTGTTCCATCATAAGTTTACAGATTGAAGGTTTACagggaaaatacaaaaatcaCTTCATTAGGGTACATCTTCAAAAGctcaaatctttgttttgtttgtacATCTATTATGACCTCAATCTAAGATTTTATAACTTGTCTGAACAATTTccaataataattataatcagtattaatttattcaattaattTTCAGAAACAAGCAGAGAATAGTATTGAAGTATTGAAGCTGCAGTCAATCGCCACTTGAAAAGTTTCAAAACCTATTATGATTAGAAGTTTGCTAGCACCTCTTTATAAAGAGCAAATTGATTGACATATACCAAGAACTCATTTATAGAAGTTCCTCAATGGTGTAAAGCTAAATACAATTCAACTGTAGTAACTAATCAATTGTTTTCTTCctttaaaacttaaaattcaCAAAttctcttttataaattttaatttagacTTATGAATGTTGATAACGGTaatctttttttacttttatgaaaGCACACAAACCCGTACAAACCAGAATTTTATAACTTAAACAAAGTTTCCTTAATATTtacaatagacatgatagattttgttaaaaaatccTTTGATGTTAAATATTTTCTGTTGCGGCAGAGATGAAATTtaggaaaaaaatgttttattgtttgcAAAAACATGGAAGAAATTAAGAGGAAAGAATACATTAGTACTTActttgtcttttttatcattcTGTACGGTAACGTTCCTAATATTCTCTCCATCATAGCTAAATGTTCTTTATTATCATGTGTCTGTAAATAAACAGGTACTTTATTCCTTCattgtatgttcacttgtgttaatatgtctcttgcctgagttaagccatttcaattgatattttatagtgtcttTCTATGATGTGATGTTAAAcatttgtttcagataagggtgaaggttggtacctttaaaaacatttaaatgcgCTGCATTTggttgcgcctgtcctaagtcaggaatttgatgttcagtagttgtcattatgttgatgtggttcataagtgttacACGTTTTTCATACATATTCGACAATaggttttcatgtttgaatagttttacactggtaatttttgGGCCCCTTTTAGATTGCTGTTTggagtgagccaaggctccatgttgaagatcgttctttggcctataatggttcacttttacaaattgtgacttggatggatagttgtctcatttgcactcaaacaacatcttcttatatctattaaaaatCTCAAAAAATTATTTAAGTTATCATGATTCCAGTATGATTACTAAAAATACCCCATTCATCTACTATAAATGTCTTTCTGACAGAGAGGGGAAAGATAATAAAACATTTGCtgctggacgttaagcaaccaacagtcAATCAATTATATATGTTCAAATTTCTATAATTCTTCGGTAATAAAATTCATGAGTGGGTACACAAGTATTCCTTGGTAAAATAAAGGAGTGCTCGATTAGTTATATATTCTTCATAAGAGTTGACATCTCTATTCATTTCAAATAATCTAAACTCTTCTATACATTCGTACCTAGAGGCTGCAATTTTTAGAACATTCCAAATGTCTAAAAGTCTTACATGTGAAAAAAATCAGATGtccaataaataataattttttgcACTCTGaacttaataatttttaaaatgaaatttaaagcaACTTACCTGAAATAATGTAAAACCAgtatataattcaaatataatacacCCTATACTCCATACATCACAGGGTTGAGCCCAGCcaagttctgaaaaaaaaaaaagtattgattgtAAGCTAAATAAGTCACATGATCATCTACCAAAAACCTACCTGTAAataaatcaaagccttaaaggctgtaaaagcaattgctgccatgttaatgtttggggacttttatttttcatccacatatatacaagaattaaacctgacatgagtgttgtctagttaaaagtaagaaggttttaactttatataaataaaagactttagcagaaagtcatttttaatatgttttatatttcacaaggagacaacacgtttaccaggctaaagttggggtcaaatatacatgggctgaaacatataactcaaaaagaaatcatcatggattatcccctggtagtgtttgtaacttccttggcaataatttcctttattgatttaattttaacaattttcattatttataacttatatttaaccattaacacaaatgattaagttaaaacatttcaactttccagacgcaaatgttgggaaagaaataaaatatcttacaagacataaacatgtaaagaataaatgtatatttcagcttaataaaaatattttcataatgttactttgtcatcatttttaaaactaagttccaaacattattgctcagttgatatgtgtccttctgatgcgatacgagcacaggcacttgtttctatccataggaaggtcgattatccatataaatagttttatatggatagtcgaccttagTGGAACAAGAACAAAccgctctacgttgctttgatatttatcaattt
It contains:
- the LOC143054875 gene encoding uncharacterized protein LOC143054875 isoform X3, which produces MDAITSFVSKCASTFNLDFLWENRVKNPSAEMPRAYNRRSHSRSTSYDGRHKRRRNDYYERRSRSGDRRRPRRRDDSVDNYRDRSHTPDRHGRCSNRYEASHNNRYRDQSGGHSSHRNSNRDPIRTRRQGRRRSYRHRRRSSFTSSSSNRQDQKDTSEQGTCIADDDDGHLIYQAGDLLQARYEVASTLGEGTFGKVVEVKDVHRNQEHIALKIIKNIEKYREAAKLEINVLEKIREKDPEGRYLCVQMMEWFDYHGHMCIAFDMLGLSVFDFLKDNHYIPYPLDQVRHIAYQLCYAVNFLHENHLTHTDLKPENILFVNSDFTGVFNPKKKRDERTVKCTDIRLIDFGSATFDHEHHSTIVSTRHYRAPEVILELGWAQPCDVWSIGCIIFELYTGFTLFQTHDNKEHLAMMERILGTLPYRMIKKTKVPDLFWHGRLDWDPTTNAGRYVRENCRPLYGYIRDKGSEHRQVLEIIEMMLEFMPTDRMKLKDAMKHPFFRPVKKQHPNRYPEYTPTPDREAKPKSRRSSRIVEEIKEEEARAKAEEKKADAACAMQFDDGNLAPQLSIDEKDVDDVRYEHILKDEEARTKIDSERSPIQHGINLPALEEEKSRSEPKILNNLKPPKKFDDEEKEKPKSEETCKTRSRDIFDTEMNLLNMKLRHIKEEFQMESKSDPKNVEAASASKNVVKKEEENKPIEEKPKHQKLNDASMAEANLTPTQMVRQWLQTPTVGGKSDKSPQGSISPAVARKDLAHVRSSCSPSSSKADDDQGNADDTSSRRRNRRHRQDAQTESFDNEEATDLDARLEARRAARLKKNTDSQDVSQTSQTSSLDDVEASETREQRAAARRLRRNKKVVEQEPPSEPKKAEISMRSIFDFFKKTTPEPIKLYPDLFVDHCPKEKSQSVKTDKSENSESANPLSIECKTNCDNTAEEMEVRTDDATDTVDTTLVEENTPVEVNVEENGPMEGNGPLEENVPVVVEATIVENGPTEDTTLISVTVEAVVQENGPTGDTTLISVDGADNNVTLTEENNSRVEPQNDITVVDGNESKDNIENSDNVSASAFMCVPTQIIKFPGSLQTEESVDS
- the LOC143054875 gene encoding uncharacterized protein LOC143054875 isoform X2; protein product: MDAITSFVSKCASTFNLDFLWENRVKNPSAEMPRAYNRRSHSRSTSYDGRHKRRRNDYYERRSRSGDRRRPRRRDDSVDNYRDRSHTPDRHGRCSNRYEASHNNRYRDQSGGHSSHRNSNRDPIRTRRQGRRRSYRHRRRSSFTSSSSNRQDQKDTSEQGTCIADDDDGHLIYQAGDLLQARYEVASTLGEGTFGKVVEVKDVHRNQEHIALKIIKNIEKYREAAKLEINVLEKIREKDPEGRYLCVQMMEWFDYHGHMCIAFDMLGLSVFDFLKDNHYIPYPLDQVRHIAYQLCYAVNFLHENHLTHTDLKPENILFVNSDFTGVFNPKKKRDERTVKCTDIRLIDFGSATFDHEHHSTIVSTRHYRAPEVILELGWAQPCDVWSIGCIIFELYTGFTLFQTHDNKEHLAMMERILGTLPYRMIKKTKVPDLFWHGRLDWDPTTNAGRYVRENCRPLYGYIRDKGSEHRQVLEIIEMMLEFMPTDRMKLKDAMKHPFFRPVKKQHPNRYPEYTPTPDREAKPKSRRSSRIVEEIKEEEARAKAEEKKADAACAMQFDDGNLAPQLSIDEKDVDDVRYEHILKDEEARTKIDSERSPIQHGINLPALEEEKSRSEPKILNNLKPPKKFDDEEKEKPKSEETCKTRSRDIFDTEMNLLNMKLRHIKEEFQMESKSDPKNVEAASASKNVVKKEEENKPIEEKPKHQKLNDASMAEANLTPTQMVRQWLQTPTVGGKSDKSPQGSISPAVARKDLAHVRSSCSPSSSKADDDQGNADDTSSRRRNRRHRQDAQTESFDNEEATDLDARLEARRAARLKKNTDSQDVSQTSQTSSLDDVEASETREQRAAARRLRRNKKVVEQEPPSEPKKAEISMRSIFDFFKKTTPEPIKLYPDLFVDHCPKEKSQSVKTDKSENSESANPLSIECKTNCDNTAEEMEVRTDDATDTVDTTLVEENTPMEVNVEENGPMEGNGPLEENVPVVVEATIVENGPTEDTTLISVTVEAVVQENGPTGDTTLISVDGADNNVTLTEENNSRVEPQNDITVVDGNESKDNIENSDNVSASAFMCVPTQIIKFPGSLQTEESVDS
- the LOC143054875 gene encoding uncharacterized protein LOC143054875 isoform X1 codes for the protein MDAITSFVSKCASTFNLDFLWENRVKNPSAEMPRAYNRRSHSRSTSYDGRHKRRRNDYYERRSRSGDRRRPRRRDDSVDNYRDRSHTPDRHGRCSNRYEASHNNRYRDQSGGHSSHRNSNRDPIRTRRQGRRRSYRHRRRSSFTSSSSNRQDQKDTSEQGTCIADDDDGHLIYQAGDLLQARYEVASTLGEGTFGKVVEVKDVHRNQEHIALKIIKNIEKYREAAKLEINVLEKIREKDPEGRYLCVQMMEWFDYHGHMCIAFDMLGLSVFDFLKDNHYIPYPLDQVRHIAYQLCYAVNFLHENHLTHTDLKPENILFVNSDFTGVFNPKKKRDERTVKCTDIRLIDFGSATFDHEHHSTIVSTRHYRAPEVILELGWAQPCDVWSIGCIIFELYTGFTLFQTHDNKEHLAMMERILGTLPYRMIKKTKVPDLFWHGRLDWDPTTNAGRYVRENCRPLYGYIRDKGSEHRQVLEIIEMMLEFMPTDRMKLKDAMKHPFFRPVKKQHPNRYPEYTPTPDREAKPKSRRSSRIVEEIKEEEARAKAEEKKADAACAMQFDDGNLAPQLSIDEKDVDDVRYEHILKDEEARTKIDSERSPIQHGINLPALEEEKSRSEPKILNNLKPPKKFDDEEKEKPKSEETCKTRSRDIFDTEMNLLNMKLRHIKEEFQMESKSDPKNVEAASASKNVVKKEEENKPIEEKPKHQKLNDASMAEANLTPTQMVRQWLQTPTVGGKSDKSPQGSISPAVARKDLAHVRSSCSPSSSKADDDQGNADDTSSRRRNRRHRQDAQTESFDNEEATDLDARLEARRAARLKKNTDSQDVSQTSQTSSLDDVEASETREQRAAARRLRRNKKVVEQEPPSEPKKAEISMRSIFDFFKKTTPEPIKLYPDLFVDHCPKEKSQSVKTDKSENSESANPLSIECKTNCDNTAEEMEVRTDDATDTVDTTLVEENTPMEVNVEENGPVEENTPVEVNVEENGPMEGNGPLEENVPVVVEATIVENGPTEDTTLISVTVEAVVQENGPTGDTTLISVDGADNNVTLTEENNSRVEPQNDITVVDGNESKDNIENSDNVSASAFMCVPTQIIKFPGSLQTEESVDS